GCCGGACCATGCTACAGATGTCTTTATCCTGAGCCTCCTCCTCCAGGTGCTGTTCCAAGTTGTCAGGAAGCAGGAGTGCTTGGAGTGTTACCAGGGATAATTGGTGTTATTCAAGCTATTGAAACAATAAAAGTTTTGCTTGATATTGGTTCACCTCTTATAGGCAGACTTTTAATGTATGACGCACTTACAATGGAGTTTCGTGAGGTCAGGATAAGAAAAGATCCGGATTGTCCTTTGTGCGGAGAAAAACCAACTATCAAAGCCTTAGTTGACTATGTCCAGTTTTGCGGCATAAGAAATGAATCGTGAACTCAAGGAGTTAGTGTCATATATGCATTTCATTAGCTAGCGGCAATACTTAAAGACACGAAGTAATGTAGTTTAACTCTTTGATATATAAAGTATAATAAAATAAAATAAATTTATGGTTGACAGAGTCAATACCTCGGTATAAATAATAAGCTACTGGATGAATCCAAAAAGGAAAGGTAAAAAGGACTTGTTAATAACAGACACAATAGATATTACAAAAGATACATGTCCGATTACTTTTGTGAAAACGAAGCTCAAACTGGAAAGCCTTAGCGAAGGCGATGTGTTAGAAGTCTTCCTCAAAGAAGGTGAGCCGGTAAAGAATGTACCACGGAGCGTTCAGGAAGAAGGGCATAAGGTTTTAACATTGGAACCTCATAATGGCGATATATACCGCCTTGTAATACAAAAACAGTAATACGGCTTTACATAACAATGGCTATTCTCTCTCATTAGAGAGTGACTCAAGGGGCTTAAAGGAACTTCGCAGCTTTAAGCCCCTTCCTTATTTCTAAATTTCTGATATTTCAAAAATAATATATTTAGATGGTAAATTTTCTTTCATTTGCTATTGAGAAAAAAGTTGTTTTGGCTATAATCTAAAAGAAGTAGCTCTTTAATATCATAGGAGGAGTAGTTTATGGCCCGTGTTACTGTTGCAAAAGCTACTGAATTTGAAATTGCGGCATTTCAAAAAAGCGGAATTGAACTTAAAAATCCTACGGCTGAAGAGGTAGAAAAGGTAATTAAACATTATCTTGCAGCAAATAATGTACTTCATCTTGCAACCTGCAAGGATAATATTCCACGTTCGACGCCTCTTGAATATCATAGCGAAGGGATGAATGTTTATATAATCTCTGAGGGAGGCGGGAAATTTGCAAATCTGAAGGATAATCCAAAGGTTTCATATTCCATTGCTTCAGTTTATAAACCTCTTGAAGATTTTTTTAGTGCAAGAGGACTTCAGGTATGGGGTACTGCGGAAGTTTGCACCAGAGATTCAAACCCTTCTGTATTCGAAGAGGGTTTAAGAGTTATAAAACCGGAAAATGTTTTAAAGCAGTTAGGTATTACGGAATTGCCCAAGAGTTTTAATTACAAACTTATAAAAATCGTACCTGATAAAGCTACTTACCAGCATCTCAGAGCTGGTTACAGGTATGTCACATGGTATAGGGAGTAAAATAAATGAATAAATCATGGAAGATTATTTTTACTTTGGGTTTGCTCTTATGTGTAAATTCTCTTTTTGTTTATAATGCAGAATCAAAGGTTAAATCAGTTTCTATTAAAGCAGGACCTTCAAGCGTTCAAATTGGGAATACTTTGCAATTTAACGCTGTTGTAAAGAGAACAGGAAAAACTTCCAAAGACGTTACATGGTCAATAAGCGGCATTGATGGCATAGATAATGGAACTATAGATGAAACAGGACTGTATACAGCTCCGTCAGCAATTACTTACACAAAAGTTATAGCTGAAGAGCTTGGTGTTACTTCTACTGTTGAAGTACAAGCAATTGATGTTAAGATCAAGGCTACAAGTGTTGCTAACAACTCTAAGACTGCTTCAAAGAAGGTGACAGTATATAATTTTCCGGCTGTGCTTAATGTGTCTGTTAAGCCATCTAGTTTTAACATCTTGTTTAATAAGAAACAGACATTAACGGCTTCAGTTACTAAGAAAGGAAGTGCTAGCTCTGATGTTACGTGGCATCTCCTTTTAAATGGAGAAGAACCAGATGGTGATAAAGCAGGTAAGATAAAACCATCGTCTGGGAAAAAAGTAACTTATACAGCTCCTTCTTCAAAACCTAAAGGTGATATTACTATCGTTGCGAGAAGTGAGTTTGATAAAACCAGGGAAGGTGTTTCAACGGTTAAGGTAATTGATAAACTAATACTTTCTGGAATAGAACCTCTCGTTAATCTTGGAACTGTTACAATCGGTCAGGATTTAAATTATAACCGTCAGTTTTCTGTACTGTCTAGTTCAGGAGATGGAATAGGATGGCAGGTTTCAAAGATTCCTTCATGGATAAACATTGATCCTATCAGCGATACGACACCATCATCCAATGTGACTCTTTCTATCATCGATACGGGGACACTTCAACCAGGACAAAACATAGGGGAGATAGTTTTTAAGAGTACGAAGAAAGGAGTGAGGTCTGCAAAGTTGCAAGTCATTATAAATGCAGTTTTGCCGACGGAACCTTAGATTTAAGATTAAGCAGAATATCTGCGAGAGGTTATAATGCGTTTTTACTTTTTTCAGATTATGCTTTATGTTCTTTTTTCTTTATTCATGAAATGGTAAGAAAACTCTGATATACTCCCAAGCATTCTATAGAAATATAGCTTGTAGAAAAATCTTTTTTCAGAGTTTCCGGAAAATATAAGTAAAAAAGCCGGCTTAACAAGTTTTCTAAAAGCCCAAAGCGGCGTTCCCCAAAGCCTTACATAGTTTTCCTTGTCATAGTAGTTGTGCTTTATCCGCGTTAATGAACCACCCAAACGGTAATACCAGTTCTTTATATATGTTTTGGATGAGCGCTCTGAAGGTACATAGTGATAAATAACTGCAGGAGGATAATAAAGGGCTTTTTCTCCTTTACCCAAGATCCTCCATACAAATTCAGTATCTTCACATAATCCGCAACTTTTATTCTGAGTGCCGTAAACGCCAAGATCTTCTCTGAAATATCCGTATTTTTCAAATACAAACTTCCTGAATATCATATTGGCACCTATTGGATTTTTCTGGGTTTTTATAGGGTATTCACATATCTCATCTCCGTAATCATGGGAAGGAAAGACACTCTGGATTACCGGATATTTCCCTTCAAAGCTGACCCATTTTGGTTTCATATTTTCCCATAGAGGAACTATTTTGCCTCCGAAAGCAGCATATTGCATGTAGGAATCCGAAAGTTTTTTCACCATATTAAGCCACTTACTGTCAACCGATACATCATCATCTATAAAAGCCAATACATCACCTGAGGCATTTTGTACCGCCAGGTTCCTTGCATAGGAGAGACCCTGCTTTGTTTCAAACAGGTATTTCACATTTATCTTCTTGTTCGTCTCGTATTCCTCACAGACTTTTTTGGTCTCATCTCTTGAATTGTTATCAACTATAATAAGTTCGCAGTCAGGGAAATCCCCTTCCTGAGAGAAAAAAGATTCAAGGAAGTTTTTGAAAAGCTGTGCGCGGTTATATGTGCAGACAATGACGCTTACCAAGATTTTTTTATTCATTATATTAAAAGATTTTATGTTTGTTTCAGGTTTCAGATTCATCCATGAACTTAGGCGGTTTGTTTATGGTTAAGCTGAAATCCAGTACTTTGAAAATAGTTAAAGCAGTCCATAAAATTATGCCAATGATAAATCCTGTTTTTGGTTCAAGGAATATAGGTGCGAATATAAATACAATAGTGTCTATCTCTACAGAGCTATATCTTGAGAGGACTCTGTGCTTCAGAGCATAGAAGCCAATAATATTTCTTAATCCTTTTGGCTTGATATTTTTCATTATAAGCTTCTTTTTGAAAGACAATGTGGGATCTTCAGTATAACTGGGGTTATATTTTAGCAGCCGTATCTTGTTTGCTTTTGTATAAATATACCATAAAGACATCCAGAAGAAATGAAATATGATATATACAAGGCTCATTATTATTATAACATAATCCCCTGTAATCCTGAACTGTCCATATGCGATTCCTAAAACAATCAACAGCAGCCGGAACTGGTCAAAAAGAAGTTCGAAAAATGCTCCTCCTGCTGAGGAATTCCCGGTTAGTCTTGCTAATTTTCCATCTATGCAGTCGCTCCAGAATGCGAGTTCAAATAAAATAGCGCCTGCAATAAGATATGGTTTTGTTCCCTGTATAAAGCAGGATGATGATATTGCTGAAAGAAACAAACCCAGGAATGTGAAAAAAGTTGGAGAAAGCTTTGTAAAATTGGAAACAAGATATATTATTGGAGTTACCAAAGGATCCACTGCAAAGACGGTCCACACAGCATCTGCGGTTTTATATGTCGCTTTAATATCTTTATATGTATATTTTTGCTTAGTGTTGCTTGTCATTATTGAACATACCCAAGGCTCTTCAGAGCTTTTATATCGTTCTTCTCTATGGATTTAACAGTTTCTTTCTTTTCTTTTCCAAAACCAAATAAAAGAAGCATTCTTTCTAACAGATTTTTTTTCTGTGAATCAATCATTTTGTCATATTCTTTTCTCATCGTAGTTTTTTCATTATTGTTTTTTTCAGCAATATTCTTAGTTTCATCAGGGTCATTTTTCAGATTAAATAATTCTTCGTTTACAATTTTACCTGACTTGTCTATCGAGACAGTAAATTTCCAATCTGGTGTCCTGATGGCTTTATAAAACGCGATGTTTTTTGGAACAGTAGGCGGCTTGTACTGGTTAAATGATTCCAGAAAAGCATATTCTCTAACCGGATTCTTTTCTCTAATAACCGGCAGCAGACTTTTCCCGTCAATGTCATCAGCTTTTCTGATATTAAGCATATCAAGGATGGTTGGGAAGATATCAATAATCTGCACCTCGCTATCAATTTTCCTTCCTTCAGGAATAATTGCCTGGAGATTGATAGCCAATGGAATTCTGACACATGATTCATAAACACGCCTGCCATGTTCGAAGTAATCATTATGCTCGCCGAGGCTTTCTCCATGGTCTGCAGTGAATATTATGATAGTCTTGTTCTTCAACCCAAGGTCATCAATAGTTTTCAACAACTGTCCCACGTTATAGTCCATATATGCTATTTCACCATCGTAAAGATCAATATAACTATTTGCATCGTTGTTATTCCCAATTCTCTGATATGCAGGTATAAGATTCATATCAACCGGCTTTTTATCAGAAGCTTTAAAGAGCGTGTCATATGGCGCTGGTGGAGTATAGGGGCCATGGGGATCTATAAAATGTGCCCAGAGGAAAAATTTCTTGTCTTTGTTTTTTTTAAGCCAGGATGATGTGGTTGCAAACATATCATCAGCCTTTCTTTCAAAAAAATCTCTGTTCAGTTCCTTGGAAGTTAAAGTGTCATCATAAAGATCAAACCCTTTATTATATCCGCACAACTTCGCCCTGAGGACAACATTGCTTACAAATGCGGCTGTTGTGTATCCATAATCTTTTAATAATTGAGGAAGAGTATTAATGCTTTTACTCAGCTTGTCGCCGGCATTCTTTCTTACACCATGATGATAAGGATAAAGACCTGTCAGCATTGACGCCATGCTTGCTGCTGTTTTGGGATAAGTAGTAACAGCTTCAGTGAATATTGTTGATTTTTTGAGAAAAGCGTCTATGTTAGGGGTAGTTTGACGGCTATATCCATACCCTGATATATGATCACTCCTGAGAGCATCAATTGATATTATTATAACGTTTAGCTCATTGGTTTTTGGGGGAGAACATTGAACTATGGAGAACAGTATGGGAAAAAATATAAATAACAATTTGACATTCCGCTTCATTTTATGAAAACCTTATTTTAAAGTTAATGGTATGGCATCAGTTTGTGCTGCGAATACCAGTAGAAAAACTGTAATCATTTCTTATACCAACAATCTGCGGTTGAGTCAAAAGCAGTTTTATTTTAATAGTAATCTTAGTTGGGTTGTATAAGAAAATTAGAATTGAATATAATCAAAGAGTTCAATGGAAAAAATATTCTGCGCAATTTAACAAAAGGTAATTAAGAGAATGAATGTCAAAAAAGTTGTAGGTAGAATTTTAAACATCGTTAGTGCTGTTTTAATTATTGCCCTAATCTATAGTATTTTCAGTAATGGTGACAATTTAAAGCTATTGGGAATTAAGATTAGTTTATCTTACGCAAACATAATCAGGGTAGTTGCAGTTGTTTTACTGATTAGACAATTGATCTCAGGTAATGGTTTATGGCTTTACAATGTAATAAGAAAGACATGCGAGCCATTCGTTGCTGGATTAAATAACATATATATCAATATTTTTACAGGAGGACTTCTTTTCCTTATCGGCGGGATTATGTTGGGAGTCTATGACGCTCTCTATGACCCGCAAATCTTCCAGATGGTCCATTTCACAGCTATCACACCTGACTGGGATATAATAATAACAAGGATCCTTTTTCTTTTTCTCTGTTATTCTATATCGTTTTTTATAGTAGGAGCGGTTCTGTCGTGGCTCCTGGCGTTTAAAATTAAAAATGGGAAAGAAATAAATATTGTATTTCATCTTTCTTTTTTAACTTTTGCCTTTGTTTCTGCATTACCTAAATTTTCACTAATCAGTCTTGAACCCTATGGCCCGCTGTCTTTTGCCGCTATAGCCATATATATAATTTTTTCCTTCGCAATGATGTTTTTTCTGGCTAAATTTATTTTTAGCCATAATAAGCTAAAAGTTATTTTAGCAGTGCTCGCAATTGTATTGATTCCCTGTGCATATATTGCTGCTTCTTATGTTGGCAGAATTCATTTAGAAGAAGAGGCAAAGAAACCTCACAAACGCATTATTCTTATTACAATGGATACAACAAGAGGTGATCATCTAAGCATCCCCGGATATAATTACAATAAAGAAACAACTCCGGAACTTAAAAAAATAGCAAGTGAGGGTATAATATTTGCTAAGGCTTATACAGATATGCCTACAACCGATCCAGCCCATACATCCATTATGACAGGGGCATATCCGAGGACGCACGGTCTTTTGAAAAATGGGATGGATGTTTCAAACCCTTCTCTTAGTTACCTGCAGGATTGGTTTAGAAAGAACGGAGTTGCAACTGCGGCGATTACGAGCAGGGTATTGCTTTATCCGGAGGCTCTCGGCTGGCCTGCATTTGATTATGAAAACTATCCTTTCAACAGCATGAAGGATAAAACCAAAATGAAGCATGAGGAATTTAACGCACACAATGCTTACAACCGTGCAAAGGTATGGATAGACAGAAATTATGACAAGGATTTTTTTATGTGGGTTCATTTCTGGGATCCTCACTGGCCATATGTTCCTCCAAAGAAATACAATTCAAAATTCAATTCCGGTTTTAAGGGTTATATTAAAAAAAATAAAGACCACGGCTTCATAAACGACAAGAAAAAATTCTCGATTGAGCGAACTGATTATATGAGCTCTCTCTACGACGGGGAAATAAACTATACTGATTTATATGTCAGCAGGCTTGTAAGGTATATTGAAAAGAAAATCCCGCAAGAATCCGGAGCGCCATTAATAATAATTACTGCTGACCATGGAGAGGCCCTTAATGAACTGCTGGATAAATTCAATTATGTTTATGACCATGGTGAAACTCTGAATTCAGGGAATATGTATATCCCTCTTATCATAAAATGGGATGGTATGCTTAAGGGGGGAAGAGTTGTCGATGAGCTTGTTGAAAGTGTTGATATTGCTCCAACTATTACTGATTTGTTTGGCGGGCGCGGCGAATTCAAATGTGATGGAAAAAGCTTTGCTCCTCTTCTTCGTGGAGAACAGTATTTGCCAAAGGAAGCGCTTTTTGGCCAGAGACGTGACTTTGACGAAAAACAGAAAGTCCAGTTTTTAAAAGTTCCTGAATATTCAGTTACGACAAAAGATTGGAGGCTTTTAATAAATGAAATACGCGGTATTGAACTTTTTGATGCAAAGACTGACAGGTACGAAGTGAACAATGTAGCTGATAAACATTCTGATGTTGTAGCGAATCTTACCGGCAAACTTGAGGAATGGAAAAATAAATATAAACCTGCACAAGTAAAACCCGGCAAAAAAGTTTCAGACGAAAAGGCAAAGGTGCTCAAATCGCTTGGATATGTTCAGTAATGTCTTGCCTGTTTCAATTGCAGTGTTCAAATCCTTTTTGACTAAGCGGATATTTGCTGTTATAAATTTCCCTTATGCTAACTAATCTGGCGGAGATTTAATTAAAATATGAATGTGTTTTCAAGAATAAAGATGCTCATCAAATATAATGACCTTCTGAGGATCATAGTTACTGCAAACCTCAAGGAAAAGTATCTGGGGTCAGTTCTTGGTTATTTCTGGTCACTGCTTGAGCCTCTTTTGAGCATGTTGATTTATTTGTTTGTGTTCTCTGTGATCGTGAAATTTAAAGTTGAGAATTATTCGGTTTTTCTTCTTACAGGGATACTTTCATGGAATTTCCTTCAAATATCCACAACTACAGGAGTTACTTCGCTGACGAGGAATTTTAATCTCATAAGAAAAGTAAAAATGCCGCGGGAACTATTCCCTCTTGCAGATGTGATTGCGAGAATGATTGAACTTTTGCTAAGTCTTATCTTTCTCCTTCTTTTCATCATGTACTATCAAGTTTCATTTACGGCAAATATATTCCTTTTTCCGCTTATCCTTTTTTTCCAGTTTCTTTTTATTTACGGTGTATGTTTATTTATTTCGCATCTAAACGTTCTATTTACTGATGTGCAGAGGTTGCAAGGTGTTATTATGAGGTTATGGTTTTATCTCACCCCGGTTATTTATCCATACTCTAAAGTACCTGCAAAAATATACCATTATTATATGCTCAATCCAATGGCCGTCTTTGTGAGTCTTTACAGGACGGTATTTCTCGGTACACCACCTCCTGAAATGCAATATATGATTTTTACCGGAGTTGTGACCCTCCTGATATATTTCAGCGGCATGGCTTTCTTCTTAAGAAATGAAAGAATAATGCTTAAATTTATATGAGCGTAACGCTATGAACAATAATATTGCTGTAGAAGCAAAGGGATTGGGGATTAAGTTCACTCTAAACCACAAGATAAAACAAAGATCAGGTACTGTACGAACCTTAGTTCTCAATATGCTGAGGTCAAATGATAAAAAAGAAGATTTCTGGGCCCTTCGCGATGTAAACCTTACTATTAAAAAGGGAGAGATAATTTCCATCATTGGGAAGAATGGTGCAGGTAAAAGTACTCTGCTTAAGATGATTGCAGGAACTCTTATCCCTGATGAGGGGAGCATAAGAACTGAAGGTGTCATATCAGCGCTTTTAGAACTTGGTGCAGGATTCAGGTCGGAGCTTACCGGCAGGGAGAACATATTTCTTAACGGTGCAATTCTTGGGCTCAAGCTTTCAACAATCAGGGAGCGATTTGACAGTATTGTAGAATTCGCAGAGCTTCAGAAATTCCTGGATTTGCAGGTAAAAAACTATTCATCCGGGATGCGCGCAAGGCTTGGATTTTCCATAGCTGCCCATGTTGACGCGGATATACTCATTATTGATGAAGTTCTTGCAGTGGGTGATGCTGCGTTCCGCGAGAAATGCAAGATCAAGATAAGTGAATTCATATCGATGGGAAAAACAATAGTAATCGTAAGCCATGATATGTCCATGGTCACAAAATTTTCTACAAGCGCTTTGTGGATAGAGAATGGATTTATTAAGGCATCCGGAGATGCCAACAAAATAATTGAAGAATATTTAAGATGCACGGTTTAAAACTTAACTGAATGTCAGGAGACAATGAATGAGGAAACCTATAACAAAAAAAGGGTACGAGGAACTTCAAAAAAGGCTTGAACTGCTGGAAAAAGTTGATCGTCCGAAGATTGTTCAGGATATCGTTGAAGCAAGAGCTCATGGAGATATAAAAGAAAATGCGGAATACCATTCGGCAAAAGAAAAACAGTCTTTTATCGAAGGAAGAATAAATGAACTTCGAGGAGCATTAAGCAGTTCTCAGATAATAGATACGAAAGGGCTCGATTCGGAGTCTGTTATATTTGGTGCGACTGTGGATCTCATAAATGTTGATAGCGGAGAGAAACGTGTTTATACACTTGTAGGTGAATATGAAACCGACATTGAGAGAGGACTAATATCCATTAATTCCCCAATAGCCAGAGCATTACTTAAACGGGAAATAGGAGAAGTTGTAAAAGTCAATGCTCCGGGGGGCATTTTTGAATATGAGATTAAAAATATATATTTTGGTGAATAAGTTTAAAACTGATCAATCCTGAACAGTTAAAAACTGTCGGGAATTTGAACAAAAATTTTCTTTACAAATCAAATGGTTAAGTGAATCATCAAAAAAGTGTTCTGAAAAGCTGACACTTTTTATCTTTTTCTATTCTTGCAGGTTTATAACTTATTGAAACATTGCTTTTTATTTAAATCATTTCGAATGGCACATTCTTTGCTTATATCCTAAATGAGCGTTCGTTGAATCCATATTCATGATGTTTTATTAGATCATATTCCTGCTCTTACTCTATTGCTTAAAAATAATGCGTGTTTTGCGCTGTACTAGTCATGTCCTTTCTACAGAGAAAAGAGGTGAGGGGATGAAAAGCAACAGAAAACTGCGGGTTATCTTTGTGGGAGATGAGCTTAAGAGATTTTATCCCCAGATAAATGCCTTGAATGACCAGCATGAATTTTTTGTTGAGGAAAGCGGTCTCTGTCTTGAAGGCGCTCTTTCTGTAAGCAATCTGTCTATGATAGTTTTTCAAAAGCGCGTTATATCTGACCATTGTGTTGAATGTATTAAAAAGATTAAAAGCATTATTCCTCAGACAGTAATTGTTACACTATGTGAAGAAATCCCCAAGGAAACATTGTTAAATCTTTTCAGACATGGGGTAAGAGATGTTTTAGAGCAGCCTTTTGAAAAATCCATAGCCCTTGAAAGGGCTATCAACAAAATCAGCGCTCTTTTCTGTAACACTCCCAAAAACAGAGAGAGGAGATATAACTATTCTTCTCTGCGCCATCTTAAAGAGATATCAATAAATAATAATAACACAGACAATACAGATAACCTAAATCTAAATGATGATAATAGAATAGAGCGGGCAAAAGCTTATATTGAAGACAATTACAGCGATCCTCTTGCATTGGCTGATATTGCAGGTATTGCCTGCATAAGCAAATTTCATTTCTGCCGAATCTTTAAGAAGAGTGAAGGGATTTGTTTTAAGGACTATCTAAACAATGTAAGGATAGAGAAAGCCAAAGAGCTGTTAAAAGATAAAAAGTTTTCAATCGCAGAAGTTGCCTTTGAGGTAGGGTTTCACTCATTGTCTCATTTTACAAGTCTTTTCAAAGACCATCTGAATGTTTCTCCCGGGAACTTTAGGCGCATAGCGTTTAAAATACTGGCTGTAGCATTGTTCTGCGAGAACATAGAGCAAATCCTTTTATCAATCTGCCCATAAAGACTGATCCTAAAGAGCATATTCTGCAAGTTATGACATGGCTCTACTTAACACAGTGATAGTTTTGCGTATTGAAGCTGGTTTTGCGATTTTGCTCATTATTGCATTATAGCAATTTAGAGCAAGAGAAGAGCAATCCGCTGGTTGAATAAGTGCTTTGTTTATAGCATCTATATATGGGTACTGGTCTGGATTCTAATGGAAGGCAGAGCATAGAA
The sequence above is drawn from the Candidatus Schekmanbacteria bacterium genome and encodes:
- a CDS encoding sulfurtransferase TusA family protein; the encoded protein is MNPKRKGKKDLLITDTIDITKDTCPITFVKTKLKLESLSEGDVLEVFLKEGEPVKNVPRSVQEEGHKVLTLEPHNGDIYRLVIQKQ
- a CDS encoding pyridoxamine 5'-phosphate oxidase family protein; the encoded protein is MARVTVAKATEFEIAAFQKSGIELKNPTAEEVEKVIKHYLAANNVLHLATCKDNIPRSTPLEYHSEGMNVYIISEGGGKFANLKDNPKVSYSIASVYKPLEDFFSARGLQVWGTAEVCTRDSNPSVFEEGLRVIKPENVLKQLGITELPKSFNYKLIKIVPDKATYQHLRAGYRYVTWYRE
- a CDS encoding Ig-like domain-containing protein, coding for MNKSWKIIFTLGLLLCVNSLFVYNAESKVKSVSIKAGPSSVQIGNTLQFNAVVKRTGKTSKDVTWSISGIDGIDNGTIDETGLYTAPSAITYTKVIAEELGVTSTVEVQAIDVKIKATSVANNSKTASKKVTVYNFPAVLNVSVKPSSFNILFNKKQTLTASVTKKGSASSDVTWHLLLNGEEPDGDKAGKIKPSSGKKVTYTAPSSKPKGDITIVARSEFDKTREGVSTVKVIDKLILSGIEPLVNLGTVTIGQDLNYNRQFSVLSSSGDGIGWQVSKIPSWINIDPISDTTPSSNVTLSIIDTGTLQPGQNIGEIVFKSTKKGVRSAKLQVIINAVLPTEP
- a CDS encoding glycosyltransferase family 2 protein, with translation MNKKILVSVIVCTYNRAQLFKNFLESFFSQEGDFPDCELIIVDNNSRDETKKVCEEYETNKKINVKYLFETKQGLSYARNLAVQNASGDVLAFIDDDVSVDSKWLNMVKKLSDSYMQYAAFGGKIVPLWENMKPKWVSFEGKYPVIQSVFPSHDYGDEICEYPIKTQKNPIGANMIFRKFVFEKYGYFREDLGVYGTQNKSCGLCEDTEFVWRILGKGEKALYYPPAVIYHYVPSERSSKTYIKNWYYRLGGSLTRIKHNYYDKENYVRLWGTPLWAFRKLVKPAFLLIFSGNSEKRFFYKLYFYRMLGSISEFSYHFMNKEKRT
- a CDS encoding CDP-alcohol phosphatidyltransferase family protein, yielding MTSNTKQKYTYKDIKATYKTADAVWTVFAVDPLVTPIIYLVSNFTKLSPTFFTFLGLFLSAISSSCFIQGTKPYLIAGAILFELAFWSDCIDGKLARLTGNSSAGGAFFELLFDQFRLLLIVLGIAYGQFRITGDYVIIIMSLVYIIFHFFWMSLWYIYTKANKIRLLKYNPSYTEDPTLSFKKKLIMKNIKPKGLRNIIGFYALKHRVLSRYSSVEIDTIVFIFAPIFLEPKTGFIIGIILWTALTIFKVLDFSLTINKPPKFMDESET
- a CDS encoding sulfatase; amino-acid sequence: MKRNVKLLFIFFPILFSIVQCSPPKTNELNVIIISIDALRSDHISGYGYSRQTTPNIDAFLKKSTIFTEAVTTYPKTAASMASMLTGLYPYHHGVRKNAGDKLSKSINTLPQLLKDYGYTTAAFVSNVVLRAKLCGYNKGFDLYDDTLTSKELNRDFFERKADDMFATTSSWLKKNKDKKFFLWAHFIDPHGPYTPPAPYDTLFKASDKKPVDMNLIPAYQRIGNNNDANSYIDLYDGEIAYMDYNVGQLLKTIDDLGLKNKTIIIFTADHGESLGEHNDYFEHGRRVYESCVRIPLAINLQAIIPEGRKIDSEVQIIDIFPTILDMLNIRKADDIDGKSLLPVIREKNPVREYAFLESFNQYKPPTVPKNIAFYKAIRTPDWKFTVSIDKSGKIVNEELFNLKNDPDETKNIAEKNNNEKTTMRKEYDKMIDSQKKNLLERMLLLFGFGKEKKETVKSIEKNDIKALKSLGYVQ
- a CDS encoding sulfatase-like hydrolase/transferase translates to MNVKKVVGRILNIVSAVLIIALIYSIFSNGDNLKLLGIKISLSYANIIRVVAVVLLIRQLISGNGLWLYNVIRKTCEPFVAGLNNIYINIFTGGLLFLIGGIMLGVYDALYDPQIFQMVHFTAITPDWDIIITRILFLFLCYSISFFIVGAVLSWLLAFKIKNGKEINIVFHLSFLTFAFVSALPKFSLISLEPYGPLSFAAIAIYIIFSFAMMFFLAKFIFSHNKLKVILAVLAIVLIPCAYIAASYVGRIHLEEEAKKPHKRIILITMDTTRGDHLSIPGYNYNKETTPELKKIASEGIIFAKAYTDMPTTDPAHTSIMTGAYPRTHGLLKNGMDVSNPSLSYLQDWFRKNGVATAAITSRVLLYPEALGWPAFDYENYPFNSMKDKTKMKHEEFNAHNAYNRAKVWIDRNYDKDFFMWVHFWDPHWPYVPPKKYNSKFNSGFKGYIKKNKDHGFINDKKKFSIERTDYMSSLYDGEINYTDLYVSRLVRYIEKKIPQESGAPLIIITADHGEALNELLDKFNYVYDHGETLNSGNMYIPLIIKWDGMLKGGRVVDELVESVDIAPTITDLFGGRGEFKCDGKSFAPLLRGEQYLPKEALFGQRRDFDEKQKVQFLKVPEYSVTTKDWRLLINEIRGIELFDAKTDRYEVNNVADKHSDVVANLTGKLEEWKNKYKPAQVKPGKKVSDEKAKVLKSLGYVQ
- a CDS encoding ABC transporter permease — its product is MNVFSRIKMLIKYNDLLRIIVTANLKEKYLGSVLGYFWSLLEPLLSMLIYLFVFSVIVKFKVENYSVFLLTGILSWNFLQISTTTGVTSLTRNFNLIRKVKMPRELFPLADVIARMIELLLSLIFLLLFIMYYQVSFTANIFLFPLILFFQFLFIYGVCLFISHLNVLFTDVQRLQGVIMRLWFYLTPVIYPYSKVPAKIYHYYMLNPMAVFVSLYRTVFLGTPPPEMQYMIFTGVVTLLIYFSGMAFFLRNERIMLKFI
- a CDS encoding ABC transporter ATP-binding protein, which translates into the protein MNNNIAVEAKGLGIKFTLNHKIKQRSGTVRTLVLNMLRSNDKKEDFWALRDVNLTIKKGEIISIIGKNGAGKSTLLKMIAGTLIPDEGSIRTEGVISALLELGAGFRSELTGRENIFLNGAILGLKLSTIRERFDSIVEFAELQKFLDLQVKNYSSGMRARLGFSIAAHVDADILIIDEVLAVGDAAFREKCKIKISEFISMGKTIVIVSHDMSMVTKFSTSALWIENGFIKASGDANKIIEEYLRCTV
- the greA gene encoding transcription elongation factor GreA encodes the protein MRKPITKKGYEELQKRLELLEKVDRPKIVQDIVEARAHGDIKENAEYHSAKEKQSFIEGRINELRGALSSSQIIDTKGLDSESVIFGATVDLINVDSGEKRVYTLVGEYETDIERGLISINSPIARALLKREIGEVVKVNAPGGIFEYEIKNIYFGE
- a CDS encoding helix-turn-helix transcriptional regulator, encoding MKSNRKLRVIFVGDELKRFYPQINALNDQHEFFVEESGLCLEGALSVSNLSMIVFQKRVISDHCVECIKKIKSIIPQTVIVTLCEEIPKETLLNLFRHGVRDVLEQPFEKSIALERAINKISALFCNTPKNRERRYNYSSLRHLKEISINNNNTDNTDNLNLNDDNRIERAKAYIEDNYSDPLALADIAGIACISKFHFCRIFKKSEGICFKDYLNNVRIEKAKELLKDKKFSIAEVAFEVGFHSLSHFTSLFKDHLNVSPGNFRRIAFKILAVALFCENIEQILLSICP